The genomic DNA TTAGACCTGCTCATGGGACAATGGAACCCGACAGGATCGTATCAGGATATTGCTTTTCCCCCTTGCGGACATCTCGCGATGTACTGCTTAATAAGCCTGCTACCCATGGTTCATTATTGAAGGTCTAACCACTGGTTGCGCCGCCGTAAAAGAAGTGAGTGTAGCGCTCATGATGGACTTCTTTTCTTTGAGTGCTGATGACGAGGAAGACATCGATGATTCCCGTGGGCACCCAGGTCTGAACGTTCTTGATTAACTTACCTACTGGAGGTGATTGGTATGTCACAAATGCTTGTTGGTGTAGACGTAAGCTTGAAGTCCCATCATGTCCATTTCATGAAACAGGACGGATCCACACTTGCCGACTTTTCTGTTTCTAATGATCAAAACGGGGCCGCAACCCTGATCAAACGAATGCTAGAAGCAGCGGAAAAAAGTCAGGCCAACCAATTGAAGATTGGGATGGAAGCCACTGATCTTTACAGTTGGCATCTTGCCCATTATCTACAAGACCAAATGAAAGGCTATGAACCTAAGTTCCAAGCCTCTATCTACGTACTAAATGCGAGAAAAGTCGCTCGTTTTAAAAAAGGGTATGACTCCCTTGTGAAAAACGATCGCATAGATGCCTGGGTCATCGCTGACCACTTGCGCTTTGGCCGACTGCCAGCCCAAATGAAAGATGCCATACAATATGAAGCCCTTCAACGATTAACACGGACAAGGTTTCATTTTATGCGGGAAATTACCCGAAATAAAACGTATTTTCTTAACCAGCTCTTTTTAAAGTTCAGTGGACTGAGACAAGATAATCCATTTTCAGATAAATTCGGAGCTACGAGTATGGCTGTCATGGAAGAACTAGAGCCCGAAACCATCGCTGAAATGAGTATCGAAGAACTCGTCGAGTTCCTGCAGGATAAAGGGAAGAACCGATTTGAAAACCCAGAAGAAATCGCAAAATATCTTCATAAGTTGGCTAGATCATCTTATCGGTTAAATAAGGCTATGCAGGATCCCGTAAATATTTCTATGTCAGTTACTCTAAGTACCATTCAACATATCGAGTTACAAGTAAAGCGGCTAGATAAAGAAATTGCCAAGTTAATGAAAGGCATACCGCAAACTCTAACGTCTGTAAAAGGAATTGGAGACGTTTATGCGGCAGGGCTGATAGCCGAAATAGGCGATATAAAGCGATTTAAAGATCATCATGCCTTAGCGAAATATGCTGGTTTGGTATGGAACCAAAACCAATCGGGCGAATTCGAATCCCAAGAAACGGCAAGAATGAGGACAGGCAATAAATATTTGCGATACTACCTTATTCAAGCTG from Bacillus aquiflavi includes the following:
- a CDS encoding IS110 family RNA-guided transposase → MSQMLVGVDVSLKSHHVHFMKQDGSTLADFSVSNDQNGAATLIKRMLEAAEKSQANQLKIGMEATDLYSWHLAHYLQDQMKGYEPKFQASIYVLNARKVARFKKGYDSLVKNDRIDAWVIADHLRFGRLPAQMKDAIQYEALQRLTRTRFHFMREITRNKTYFLNQLFLKFSGLRQDNPFSDKFGATSMAVMEELEPETIAEMSIEELVEFLQDKGKNRFENPEEIAKYLHKLARSSYRLNKAMQDPVNISMSVTLSTIQHIELQVKRLDKEIAKLMKGIPQTLTSVKGIGDVYAAGLIAEIGDIKRFKDHHALAKYAGLVWNQNQSGEFESQETARMRTGNKYLRYYLIQAADKIRKYDSEYKAFYTKKYDEVPKHKHKRALVLTARKLVRLVFSLLRTNQLYTPPERRD